A DNA window from Pseudomonas tohonis contains the following coding sequences:
- a CDS encoding DUF3574 domain-containing protein: MTVWKLLRGPVVIALVATLAGAALLLASRSPLAGDGHPREHAMLRTELYFGAIEPAAWERFLAEEVTPRFPDGLSWYDVNGQWRGPSGKPEKLPSRILLLIHADNAANREALAEIGALFLARHGMAVLKVSSPVTASDPDWTDDRVKNRQLAP, from the coding sequence ATGACTGTCTGGAAATTGCTGCGCGGGCCGGTGGTGATCGCCCTGGTGGCGACCCTGGCCGGTGCCGCACTGCTGCTGGCAAGCCGCAGCCCGCTGGCCGGCGATGGCCACCCACGGGAGCACGCCATGCTGCGCACCGAGCTCTATTTCGGCGCCATCGAGCCTGCGGCGTGGGAGCGTTTCCTCGCCGAGGAGGTGACGCCGCGCTTCCCCGACGGCCTCAGCTGGTACGACGTCAATGGCCAGTGGCGCGGGCCCAGCGGCAAGCCGGAGAAGCTGCCCTCGCGCATCCTCCTGCTGATCCACGCCGACAACGCCGCCAACCGCGAGGCCCTGGCCGAGATCGGCGCGCTGTTCCTCGCCCGTCACGGCATGGCGGTGCTCAAGGTCTCCAGCCCCGTCACCGCCAGCGACCCCGACTGGACCGACGACCGCGTGAAGAACCGCCAGCTGGCGCCCTGA
- a CDS encoding APC family permease, protein MSDTPSAGPRRHLGVLQALLVTLGMVITTDILKTAPTVALNVGAEHFYLVWVLGGLLSMVGALCFAEMATAFPHPGGDYHFLHRAYGERVGFLFAWSRFAVLHTGWIALSAFLFADYFTAVLPLGHHGAGLFAGALIVALVLVNLLGVRVGFLTQTLLVSLLTLGFLTIVSGGAWLAWQGVAVPPPSNPLPPESGGVAGFSAAMIFVFLAFGGWSDAATLSAEIRDGRRGLFIAMLGALLLLLGIYLALNWAFIQGLGFDGLAASGAPAVELLGRAFGAPGVGVILLVVGVSAVASINSTLMVGARTTYAAARDVPSLHRLGHWDDSHGVPRRALLAEGGVALLLVAFGSFAESGFNAMVEYMTPVYWLFMALSSLALIILRRRHPEVPRPVRVPLYPLLPLLFFALCLYMLWSSLAYVGYGAFVGVAVLALGALLQGLLAWRGGSVAGEGEVLS, encoded by the coding sequence ATGAGCGACACCCCAAGCGCCGGGCCACGGCGTCACCTCGGCGTGCTGCAGGCGCTGCTGGTGACCCTGGGCATGGTGATCACCACCGATATCCTCAAGACCGCGCCCACCGTGGCGCTCAACGTCGGCGCCGAGCACTTCTACCTGGTGTGGGTGCTCGGCGGCCTGCTGTCCATGGTCGGCGCGCTGTGCTTCGCCGAAATGGCCACGGCCTTTCCCCACCCCGGCGGCGACTACCACTTCCTCCACCGCGCCTACGGCGAGCGGGTGGGCTTCCTCTTCGCCTGGTCGCGCTTCGCCGTGCTGCACACCGGCTGGATCGCGCTCTCGGCCTTTCTCTTCGCCGACTACTTCACCGCCGTGCTGCCCCTCGGGCACCACGGCGCAGGGCTGTTCGCCGGGGCGCTGATCGTCGCCCTGGTGCTGGTCAACCTGCTCGGCGTGCGGGTCGGCTTCCTCACCCAGACGCTGCTGGTGAGCCTGCTCACCCTGGGCTTCCTGACCATCGTCTCCGGCGGCGCCTGGCTGGCCTGGCAGGGCGTCGCGGTGCCGCCGCCGAGCAATCCGCTGCCGCCGGAAAGCGGCGGGGTGGCGGGCTTCTCGGCGGCGATGATCTTCGTCTTCCTCGCCTTTGGCGGCTGGAGCGACGCGGCCACGCTGTCGGCGGAGATCCGTGACGGTCGGCGCGGCCTCTTCATCGCCATGCTCGGCGCGCTGCTGCTCCTGCTGGGCATCTACCTGGCGCTGAACTGGGCCTTCATCCAGGGCCTGGGGTTCGATGGCCTGGCGGCCAGCGGCGCACCGGCGGTGGAGCTGCTGGGCCGCGCCTTCGGCGCACCGGGTGTCGGTGTGATCCTGCTGGTGGTGGGTGTTTCCGCCGTGGCCAGCATCAACTCCACGCTGATGGTCGGTGCCCGCACCACCTACGCCGCTGCCCGCGATGTGCCCTCGCTGCACCGCCTCGGCCACTGGGACGACAGCCACGGCGTGCCGCGCCGTGCACTGCTCGCCGAAGGCGGCGTGGCATTGTTACTGGTGGCCTTCGGCAGCTTCGCCGAGAGCGGCTTCAACGCCATGGTGGAATACATGACCCCGGTCTACTGGCTGTTCATGGCCCTCAGCAGCCTGGCGCTGATCATCCTCCGCCGTCGCCACCCCGAGGTGCCGAGGCCGGTGCGGGTGCCGCTCTATCCGCTGCTGCCGCTGCTGTTCTTCGCCCTGTGCCTGTACATGCTCTGGTCGAGCCTGGCCTATGTCGGCTATGGCGCCTTCGTCGGCGTCGCCGTGCTCGCCCTGGGCGCGCTGTTGCAGGGGCTGCTGGCCTGGCGCGGTGGTTCGGTGGCTGGCGAAGGCGAGGTGCTCTCATGA
- the speE gene encoding polyamine aminopropyltransferase, with product MADYRETLYEGYGQQLRIDELLHEGHTDQQHLVIFRNARFGRVMALDGVVQTTEADEFIYHETLAHVPILAHGAVRRVLVIGVGDGGILREIVRHAGIEEIVAVEIDAEVIALCREHLPQHSAGALDDPRLRLVIGDGLDFVATTEERFDVIISDSTDPGGPASSLFGADFYRNCQRCLNADGVLATQNGVPFLQPDELSGTARHLAATFADWGFFLAAVPTYIGGAMSFGWASNSQRARATDLATLQQRFAASGLRTRYYNAEVHQAAFALPQYMRELIDG from the coding sequence ATGGCCGACTACCGGGAAACCCTCTACGAGGGCTACGGCCAGCAGCTGCGCATCGACGAGCTGCTGCATGAAGGCCATACCGACCAGCAGCACCTGGTGATCTTCCGCAACGCCCGCTTCGGCCGCGTCATGGCCCTGGACGGCGTGGTGCAGACCACCGAGGCCGACGAATTCATCTACCACGAGACACTGGCCCACGTGCCGATCCTCGCCCACGGCGCGGTGCGCCGGGTGCTGGTGATCGGCGTCGGGGACGGCGGCATACTGCGCGAGATCGTGCGCCATGCCGGCATCGAGGAAATCGTCGCGGTGGAGATCGACGCCGAGGTGATCGCGCTGTGCCGCGAGCACCTGCCGCAGCATTCGGCCGGCGCGTTGGACGACCCGCGCCTGCGCCTGGTGATCGGCGACGGCCTGGATTTCGTCGCCACCACCGAGGAGCGCTTCGATGTGATCATCAGCGACTCCACCGACCCGGGCGGCCCCGCCAGCAGCCTGTTCGGCGCCGACTTCTACCGCAACTGCCAGCGCTGCCTGAACGCCGACGGCGTGCTCGCCACCCAGAACGGCGTACCCTTCCTGCAGCCGGACGAGCTGAGCGGCACCGCGCGCCACCTGGCGGCCACCTTCGCCGACTGGGGCTTCTTCCTCGCGGCGGTGCCCACCTACATCGGCGGCGCCATGAGCTTCGGCTGGGCCAGCAACAGCCAACGCGCCCGCGCCACCGACCTCGCCACCCTGCAGCAACGCTTCGCAGCCAGCGGCCTGCGCACCCGCTACTACAACGCCGAGGTGCACCAGGCTGCGTTCGCCTTGCCGCAGTACATGCGTGAGTTGATCGACGGGTGA